In a genomic window of Planctomycetaceae bacterium:
- a CDS encoding alpha/beta fold hydrolase, whose amino-acid sequence MSREFDTALSQPIGTPDGIRGSGKFGTVTASDGYKLKFRHWKAQSPRGIVVAVHGIQSHSGWYEYSSWHMANAGFDVYLADRRGSGVNGLDRGHADHGLRLVNDVRTLIRHARAISEGKVSEPRMPLCLAGISWGGKIAAATAALFPNEIDQLAFLYPGLEPRLQPSFLQRIQLRAARDFDVRRRQVPVPLSDPTMFTANPFWQRAIAADPLALHTVTSGFINSGYHLDMIVRERCRHIAHPLLLMLAGQDQIIDNDRTQRRIMTFSSNCIHMHRYPQARHTLEFEENRNLFVGHIIAWLREQTRRDSSGVTADSDLHEGQESSSSTERPY is encoded by the coding sequence ATGAGCCGCGAGTTTGATACAGCGTTGAGCCAGCCCATCGGCACGCCCGACGGCATTCGTGGATCGGGGAAATTCGGAACTGTCACGGCCTCCGACGGATACAAACTGAAATTTCGGCACTGGAAAGCGCAATCACCTCGAGGCATCGTCGTCGCGGTGCACGGTATTCAAAGTCATTCGGGCTGGTATGAATATTCGTCGTGGCACATGGCGAATGCCGGCTTTGATGTGTATCTCGCGGACCGCAGGGGATCCGGCGTCAATGGCCTTGATCGAGGCCACGCAGATCACGGATTGCGTCTGGTGAATGATGTTCGAACGCTGATCCGGCACGCGCGAGCAATTTCCGAAGGCAAGGTCTCAGAACCGCGGATGCCACTTTGTCTTGCAGGCATTAGCTGGGGGGGAAAGATTGCGGCTGCGACGGCCGCTCTGTTCCCGAATGAAATTGATCAACTGGCATTCCTGTACCCTGGGCTGGAGCCGCGTCTGCAACCTTCTTTCCTGCAGCGGATCCAGTTGCGGGCGGCAAGAGATTTCGACGTTCGCCGCAGACAGGTGCCGGTGCCATTATCCGATCCAACAATGTTTACAGCGAACCCATTCTGGCAGCGAGCGATCGCCGCGGACCCGCTTGCGCTGCATACCGTGACGAGTGGTTTCATTAACAGCGGATACCATCTGGATATGATCGTTCGTGAGCGGTGCAGGCACATCGCACATCCGCTCCTGCTGATGCTGGCGGGGCAGGATCAGATTATCGATAACGATCGCACTCAAAGGCGGATCATGACCTTCTCCTCAAACTGCATCCATATGCACCGATATCCCCAGGCGCGCCACACACTGGAGTTTGAAGAAAATCGTAATCTGTTCGTCGGACACATTATCGCATGGCTGCGTGAGCAGACACGTCGCGATTCTTCCGGAGTGACCGCTGATTCCGACCTGCACGAAGGACAGGAGAGTTCATCATCGACGGAACGCCCCTACTGA
- a CDS encoding redoxin domain-containing protein, with product MYFRSMMSRKMQSAASLLLSGLLIIASTTVPIAAADEKVPDNQTPPSATAAESQDGDTTKAPAPAENPDPAAKASEDSLPEGHSVHGEVFNDGPRQAAYLMDGMGIVHFPVTTASDEARRFLEQGVAQLHGFWYFESERSFRQAAMLDPDCAIAYWGMAMSNRKNADRAKGFIKEAMARKDKASRRERLYIEAFDRFINAKSGSEDEKRDRCERYISDLESLLFEFPDDIEAKAFMTEFFWSSRSDGLKTVSYLTIDAMIQDVLDVEPLHPVHHYRIHLWDGKKPEKALESAARGGLAAPGIAHMWHMPGHIYSRLKRYHDAVYQQEASARVDHAHMMKDLVLPDQIHNFAHNNEWCIRNLIYIGRVHDAIALAQNMMSMPRHPKYNHIDKSGSYKYGRQRLIQVLRTYAMHEQILALKDTPWLENTGSETEDLARDRAVGAAFAATGQKDQALAIVQALTAQHEKITAEKNSAGDKAEKEAKDAKKDEKAVAKARKDAMNKFSGRLNEVQRALDEIDGRLAAGEGRFDDALQLLKKANGTSVEEQVAVMVSAGKVDDAIKKIADRVRTSKGEVLPLAAQVETLWNADRKDEARKAFEQLREISATIDLDIPCFSRLSPIAQQLGFEADWRVDQKFADDIGARPNLDSLGPFRWQPVTAPQWSLRDMEDKTRSLSDYRERPLIVIFYLGYGCLHCAEQLQKFAPEYQKFQEAGFDVVAISTDKQEELKNALESYEKGFPFPLLADPEMEVFRKYRCYDDFEKAALHGTFVIDRQGRIRWQDISYEPFMDPEFVLREAQRLLNGDPTTLPESGAWQAQISRK from the coding sequence ATGTATTTTCGTTCCATGATGTCTCGTAAAATGCAGAGTGCTGCAAGTCTGCTGCTTTCAGGTCTGCTGATAATCGCTTCGACGACAGTTCCGATTGCAGCGGCAGACGAAAAGGTCCCGGACAACCAAACCCCGCCGTCCGCGACCGCAGCCGAATCTCAGGATGGGGACACCACAAAGGCCCCGGCACCCGCTGAGAATCCGGATCCTGCAGCAAAGGCGTCCGAGGATTCTCTGCCTGAAGGGCATTCCGTTCACGGCGAGGTCTTCAACGACGGGCCGCGGCAGGCTGCTTACCTGATGGACGGGATGGGAATTGTTCACTTTCCAGTGACAACCGCCAGCGATGAGGCTCGCAGGTTTCTGGAGCAGGGCGTCGCTCAACTTCACGGATTCTGGTACTTCGAATCCGAGCGTTCGTTTCGGCAGGCTGCCATGCTCGATCCGGATTGCGCGATCGCGTACTGGGGCATGGCGATGTCGAATCGTAAGAATGCAGACCGAGCGAAGGGATTCATCAAGGAGGCGATGGCGCGAAAAGATAAGGCAAGCCGACGTGAACGTCTCTATATCGAAGCGTTCGATCGCTTCATCAATGCCAAGTCCGGATCAGAAGACGAAAAACGAGACCGGTGCGAGCGATACATCAGCGATCTTGAGTCACTGTTGTTTGAGTTTCCGGATGACATCGAAGCAAAAGCATTCATGACGGAATTCTTCTGGTCATCACGAAGCGATGGTCTGAAGACTGTCTCTTATCTGACGATCGATGCCATGATTCAGGATGTTCTGGATGTTGAGCCACTGCACCCGGTTCACCACTATCGCATTCACCTGTGGGACGGCAAGAAGCCGGAGAAGGCGCTGGAATCAGCAGCCCGCGGGGGACTTGCGGCTCCCGGGATTGCCCATATGTGGCACATGCCGGGCCACATCTATTCTCGACTAAAGCGATACCACGATGCCGTCTATCAACAGGAAGCGTCCGCTCGAGTGGACCATGCCCACATGATGAAGGACCTGGTTCTTCCGGACCAGATTCACAACTTTGCTCACAACAACGAATGGTGTATTCGCAATCTGATCTACATCGGTCGCGTTCATGATGCCATTGCCCTGGCGCAAAACATGATGTCGATGCCTCGGCACCCAAAGTATAACCACATCGACAAATCAGGCAGCTACAAGTACGGTCGGCAACGATTGATTCAGGTCCTGAGAACCTACGCAATGCACGAGCAGATTCTGGCGTTAAAAGATACGCCATGGCTGGAGAATACCGGAAGCGAAACAGAAGACCTGGCAAGAGATCGTGCTGTCGGAGCAGCTTTCGCCGCGACTGGTCAAAAAGATCAGGCCCTTGCCATCGTGCAGGCATTAACGGCCCAGCACGAAAAGATAACTGCGGAAAAGAATTCCGCCGGCGACAAAGCAGAGAAGGAAGCAAAGGACGCCAAAAAGGATGAGAAGGCCGTCGCGAAAGCTCGCAAAGACGCCATGAACAAGTTCAGTGGCCGTCTGAATGAAGTTCAGCGGGCACTGGATGAAATTGATGGGCGACTTGCAGCCGGTGAAGGCCGTTTTGATGATGCCCTGCAACTGCTGAAAAAAGCGAACGGAACGTCTGTCGAAGAACAAGTTGCAGTGATGGTCTCCGCAGGTAAAGTTGATGATGCAATCAAGAAAATTGCGGACCGTGTTCGCACAAGTAAAGGTGAAGTTCTTCCGCTGGCGGCACAGGTCGAAACACTTTGGAACGCTGACAGGAAGGATGAAGCTCGAAAGGCGTTCGAGCAGTTGAGGGAGATTTCGGCAACAATTGATCTGGATATTCCATGCTTCTCGCGGCTTTCTCCCATCGCACAGCAACTGGGGTTTGAAGCTGACTGGCGTGTCGATCAAAAGTTCGCGGATGATATCGGAGCCAGACCAAACCTTGATTCCCTGGGGCCGTTCCGCTGGCAGCCTGTGACGGCTCCACAATGGTCGCTTCGGGATATGGAGGACAAGACTCGGTCATTGTCAGACTACCGAGAACGCCCTCTGATCGTCATCTTCTATCTTGGCTACGGATGCCTGCATTGTGCTGAGCAGCTTCAGAAGTTTGCTCCCGAATACCAAAAATTTCAGGAGGCAGGTTTCGATGTGGTTGCCATCAGCACGGACAAGCAGGAAGAGCTGAAGAATGCTCTTGAGAGTTACGAAAAGGGATTTCCGTTTCCTCTGCTTGCCGACCCTGAAATGGAAGTCTTTCGGAAATACCGTTGCTATGACGACTTTGAGAAGGCAGCTCTGCACGGCACCTTTGTCATTGACCGTCAGGGGCGAATTCGCTGGCAGGATATCAGCTACGAGCCGTTCATGGACCCGGAATTTGTACTGCGCGAAGCGCAGCGTTTATTGAACGGAGACCCCACGACATTGCCGGAATCCGGAGCGTGGCAGGCACAGATTTCGCGAAAGTGA